Below is a window of Geovibrio ferrireducens DNA.
CGCAAGGCCGACTATCTTTGCCTTGCCCGCATCGGCTGATTCCACAAGGCGGATCATCCTCTGGAGTGATGAGTCCCCGCCGACTTTCACAGCCTTCATATCAAAAGCGCCGAACTGGTTCACTGTACCGCTGGACACTTCATCCCCCACGCCTTTATCAACAGGGAGAGACTCCCCGGTCATAACCGACTGGTCTATGGATGTCTGCCCGGAAACTATAACTCCGTCCACGGCGACCGTCTCGCCCGGCAGCACACGGAGCAGATCGCCCACCTGCACCTCTTCGGCGGGAACAACCCTTTCGTCTCCGTCCGGAGATATTATCCTCGCCGTTCTGGGCGAAAGCTGAACAAGCTTCTCTATGCCCGCTCTGGCTTTGGCAACCGTACGCTCCTCAAGCATGGCTCCCAGAGCCATAATGAAAGCCACCTCACCTGCGGCGAAGGTTTCGCCTATAATAACAGCGGCCGTTAGCGCAAGCGCCACAAGCACATCCGCCTTGATGTCAAACTCTGTGACAAGGCCGATTACGGCGCCCTTTATTATCGGCACTCCGCAAAGCAGAATAGCCACCCATGCAGCGTCCAAAGGGAGGCTGCCTATCTCAAAAAAACTCACCGCAAGAGACAGGCAGGACAAAACCAGAAAAAGAACTGTCCGCTTATCCCCGTCCTCAAATAATTCCTTTATTTTTTCCATTAAAACCTAGCCTATTCTCGAAAAGTGCTCCACTGCTTTGGCAAATTCGGCTATGGTTCTGTCCGCGTTTCCGTGCTCTATCCCGTCACGGACGCAGTGCTGCAAGTGCCCTTCCAGAACAAGCTGCCCGACCTTGTGCAGCGCGCTCTTGGCGGCGTTTATCTGGATAAGTATATCCTCGCAGGGGACATCCTTATCAACCATATCCGAAATAGCCCTGAGCTGACCTTCGATCTTTTTTATTCGTGTGCGTACCTTCGGAACGTCTATACACTGACGCATTTTTACCTCCTACAGTTATGCCGGCGATACCCATAGGGGTATGGGTATAGTTACGCCTGTTTTCTGAAAGTGTCAATGGATTTATTTTGAACATCAAACTTTATTTTCATACAAAAAAACCCCTCCTCAGAGGGGTGTCTTATATTCGAGACTGCTGCATTCAGTCGGCAGGAGGCATGGGAAACTTGCGTTTCACAAGCACCTCCACACGCCTGTTAAGCTGCCTGTTCTCCTCAGTGATATTAGGCACAATGGGATGATACTCTCCGTAGCCTGCGGAACTGAAACGGGCTGGATTAAGCCTCGGATCATTCAGCATCTCCTTCATGAAGCTCAGAGCTCTGGCAGAGCTG
It encodes the following:
- a CDS encoding metal-sensing transcriptional repressor; amino-acid sequence: MRQCIDVPKVRTRIKKIEGQLRAISDMVDKDVPCEDILIQINAAKSALHKVGQLVLEGHLQHCVRDGIEHGNADRTIAEFAKAVEHFSRIG